tgccacagtggcagggtggggtggggggagatgggattggggagtgtgggagggatgctgggtttactggtagtggagaatgggcactggtgaagggatgggttcccgaactttgtatgagggaagcataagcacaaaagtgtataaatctgtaactgtaccctcacggtgattcactaattaaaaataaataaattgaaaataaataaataaataaaatggaaaaaaataaatataaataaaaatactatataataTTCTCCATACAAGAACATGAaggtatctttaaaaatttttattgcttaTGTGCTATGCTATAGAGTAGATGTACCATAACTTACTTAGCTGTTCTCCTTTTAGTAAGTAATTAAGGTTTTGacaagaaaatcttttaaaataagcagTGTTGGCAGGCTTGAGCTCTactgagattcgacccaggtagccatgcctttgcacagccactttgctgctgaacgagcaggatccagagccagctatatgacttggggttccagcgagtgcttgcagccatgtgtccagactgtgaactaagcttttgctccatgctgctccaggacgggaaatgattcaatttccaacttaaatcttcctggactaaattactaaaatacagaaatcctaaaccgcgtggctGGTTTATATATAAGACTTTATTtcccttcattctcatcagtggaaaactaattatcaaatatttccctgccgtattcttgggggataaattccaacaagaatagtgagttctgtgttgaaactccatcaacaatagtgagttttgtgttgaaatatggaatgtaatcaaggtaaagagaaaaggaagtgaaatttatcagttacgcaaggggggtggttggggagtggggggtgggatgtatatatatatatttttggtggtggaatatgggcactggtaaaaaggacgggtgtttgagcattgtataactgagacataagcctgagaactttgtaactttccacatggtgattcaataaaataaatttaaaaataaaataaaataaaataaaatagtctgaaaaaaataaaaaaataaaataagcagtgtttagagaggagacagagaaagaaatcaaagaaggaagaagagaacaagaagtaacgCTGtcaacaggcatcagggcttcagtggTATCAGTGATAAGAGCGAGGGGTctagctatatatccaaaacagAGATTCAACAAACTGAAAACCTGAGCTCTAAATGGCAaccaatgtgcctgtcaagttgacaggtgggggtggagtgagCGTTTGGATAGGGAGGGAACTGGTgggtgacactggtggagggattggtgttgaattattgtatgcctaaactGAAGCTATCAGTAATTCTGTAaatcacggtgatttaatttttaaaaagcatcatcTACTGGGATGCTAATCACTGTGAAAATTAAGCCAACTTGTGAGTTGAAAAGAGTCACTGTTTTGAAATTTTGCATAAATtagttgtttaaaatatttgttcacaTGATTGTAATGATAGCAAAAATAAGAAGTAATCACTCAGATTATTCTAGTAACAATGATAATTTATGCATCTTTGCAGAGAATAAATTTAGCAATATATGTAAGTTCTTTAAAGTGATTTATCTTCTCTGATTCAGTGATTCTTTTCCCAAGGAATCATTACAAAGTAATAATGACATAGAAGAATATTTATGGATATGTATATCTTCTAACATTAATAGTagaaaaaacatgaaaacaaatgtTAGTCATTAACTAAATTATCGTGCATTAATATGATTATTGTTTACAGGCAATATaatcatattttcaaataaaatatttgtagtaTAATGTCAAATAGTTGGTCTATGTTaacatcttttgaattttttctttataatttttgtaaaacttttcaattttcttaagatttttttgcataaaataaatattctgtgaTCATTTGCactagaacagatgacaggtATTTATAAGGCATTGCAAAAAACCTACTTCTTGTTGGCACAGCTTTATAGAAGCTAGTAATGTATGGAGGGTTATTTTCAAATGGGagagtttcattttgtttaggtGTTTTTGATGAGACGGAATAGCGTGTACTGCATACATTCCCAAGGGAACGAGACCCCACTCGGGATAAAAAGGTGAAAGAATCTTTGTAAGACTTTAGGACACAAGATGATGTTCAATGATTTGgaattttctctttgtgtttttcaaatataaaacataactTTTATCCCtcacagcttccctcccacccgcgAGAGAGGACAAAGTTCAAATTTACCACTTTGAAGAACGTTTATAGATTTGTTCTCCAGGTGAAAACACATTTTGGAAAATTACTGTTCAAACCGGAAAGCTGTAAGCCAAATATGAGGAAAGCTATTTTACTCTGAAGTTCCAAAGTGAAAGAAGACAGACATTTCCGAATTCTAATAACTGAGGAAGCACAGATTTTATGTATGGGCTATGTTATTTGAAATGCAAACTCTACATCTATCATCATTCTTggtattttggttttttattaatttacaaaAGGTTTGGGCGACAATCCAGATGTGCAGTTTCAGTAACATTTTCATGAATTTAACTTATGACACTTTATTCGCAATTTTCCATCCACCAGTGGTACGTGTCGAGGCCGCGGTGAAGGCCCAGACGTTGGAAAACGCGCCGGCGGCCGCCTGGTGAGCAGGGCCCGGTTTCCGCCGCGATCCCCCGCGTGAGCACGTCTCGGCGCCCACGTGCTCCTCGCCCTCCTCGCCCACCGGCTCGCTTTACGGCCACCGTGTAGCTTTACGGCGTCCGGGCCGGCGGCCATGGCCCGGAGTAACGCTCCGAGCACCGCGCTCATCGCCGAGACGCGGCAGCGCTTCGAGGCGGAGTTCGTGAGGGAGCGGCCCGAGCAGTACGACCCCCGCGACGTGGCGCGGCTGCGGCGGGACGACGGCTGGGTGGCGCGCTACCTGGCGTGGCGGCACAACGCGGTGGACGAGGCGCTGAGGACGCTGGACGCGAGCCTGCGCTGGCGGCGGGAGATGGCGGTGCGCGACCTGGACGAGTCCTGCGTCCCGCGCGCGCTGCTGGAGGCGGGCGGCGTGTACCTGCACGGCCGCGACCGCGAGGGCCACCGGCTGCTCTGGATCCGCGGCAGGTGCCACGCGCGGGACCCGCGGGCCGGGCCCGGCCAGAAGCGGCTGCTGGCGCTGTGGCTGGAGCGGCACTggcggcgcgcgggcgggcgccTCACCGTCCTGCTCGACCTGTCTGCGgcgggcctgccctgcctggaCCTGGGCTTCGCGCGCTTCCTCGCCAGCTGCTTCCGCGTCTACTACCCCGACTGTGTGGCCAGGGTGGTGGTCTTCGACCTGCCGTGGCTCCTGCACGCGGCCTTCCGCGTGCTGCGCGCCTGCCTGGGCGCCGAGGCGCTGGGGCGGCTCACGCTGGCGGGCCGCCGCGAGCTGCGCGCCTACGTGGGCGCTGAGTACCTGCCGCCGCACATGGGCGGCACTGACGCCTTCCGCTACTGCTATCCGCCGGGCGGCGACAGCGACAGCAGCAGCGAGGGTGCATGGGAGAGCGTGTCCAGCGGGGTGCCCGGCGCGGGGGGTGCGTGGGAGGGCGCGTCCAGCCCGGAGGCCTTGCCGCGGAGCCCCCCAAGCGTGTTTCGGGGGCCGCTGCTGCACGTCAGCCCGGGGGACGCGCTGTGTTTCGGGGGCCCCGGAGAGAACTCACTCATCACGCTGACAAACGTGACCCAAAACCCCGTGGCCTTCCGCGTGCGGCCCACGGCCCCCGAGAAGTTCCGCGTGCGGCCGGGCAGCAGCAGCTGCGAGCCGGGCGCTACTGTGGCCGTGGCTGTGTCCCCCCGTGGCGCGCTCACGACCTCCGTGCACGACCGCTTCCTCGTGACGGCCGCGGAGATGGACCAGCCTGGAGGCACAGGCCTGCCTCAGCTCGGCCGGTTCTGGAAGGAGGTGCCCAGGAGCAAAGTGATGGAGCACCGGCTGCACTGCCACGTGACCGGGACCACCGGGCCCAGCGTGCCCCGGGAGCACCCCGGGACCGCCAACCCGCCGCCCGCAGAGGACGTAGCGCTGCAGCTCCGCCTTGTGCTGGAGAGCCACCAGCGACTGCAGGGTCAGGTCCAGCGCTGCCTCTGGCTGCAGCAGCTGGGGCTCTCGGTGACAGTGCTCTCACTCACCTTCATCATCTCCTTCTTCTACTTGCTATACAGCTAAGGGAGTGGCACCCCCGCGCCGAAACCAGGCTCCTAGCCTTGGTTGGCAGGCGGGAGGGACCTGCACAGGGCATGCTCCAGAATGGGAGAGAGATAGGTCTTGAAAAGAAACTGCTCGGAGGAGGCAATGTTAAGCTGATTGTTCCAAAGGCTAGTTAGTAAGGCATTTTTCTGTTATGCAAATCGTTTAatctatattttccttttgatttgaATAGTATTAAAgcttatgttttataatatacatacatcAGCTGAGTGGAAAACTGTAAGTAACATGATTTCTTGCAGCCAAGACATGTAATCTGCTTTTTTCGGGGTAGAATTATGGTAGCGGAGTCAACTTAGTATCTTTTCTGTGTTATGTAAATAGAGAACACATACCTTGGGGAAAAATAGATTAAGTAAATCATGACTTTGTAATGTTCAAAATCACTTCCAGGTGACAATATTCTTCGGGAATGTAAAACAACTCAATGCCAAAGCATTTTGAGCCTTTGCTTCTTATACGTATTCCTTAATAGCCTGCCTTTCAATCTCAGACGTTTCCTGAACACTCACTTGGGTAGAACTTGGAAAGCCAAGAGTCTGGTTGAGTTTCCTTGAATTGTGTTGTTAATGACCAAGGTTGGGTTTCCTTGAATTGTGTTGTTAATGACCTTGGGTTTTGCATTCCTCCCCAGCTCCGTGCTGCTCTGGCAGGATATCGCCCTTTTGGCTCCCACCTTCAGCACACCATCCTCATCTTTTCTGAATGGAAAGATCTAGAAAATGTTTGGAAGAGTTACTGAGATGCGTAGCAATATAGTT
The nucleotide sequence above comes from Sorex araneus isolate mSorAra2 chromosome 1, mSorAra2.pri, whole genome shotgun sequence. Encoded proteins:
- the LOC129402017 gene encoding motile sperm domain-containing protein 2-like gives rise to the protein MNSEMSRYILLFSDYTQIPSNDKECFWCPTKRLKLLHESDQEETEEMAVKKDKKLQISDLNLDQNALPQGRCLPTIQQELPSHPRERTKFKFTTLKNVYRFVLQVKTHFGKLLFKPESLVRVEAAVKAQTLENAPAAACFTASGPAAMARSNAPSTALIAETRQRFEAEFVRERPEQYDPRDVARLRRDDGWVARYLAWRHNAVDEALRTLDASLRWRREMAVRDLDESCVPRALLEAGGVYLHGRDREGHRLLWIRGRCHARDPRAGPGQKRLLALWLERHWRRAGGRLTVLLDLSAAGLPCLDLGFARFLASCFRVYYPDCVARVVVFDLPWLLHAAFRVLRACLGAEALGRLTLAGRRELRAYVGAEYLPPHMGGTDAFRYCYPPGGDSDSSSEGAWESVSSGVPGAGGAWEGASSPEALPRSPPSVFRGPLLHVSPGDALCFGGPGENSLITLTNVTQNPVAFRVRPTAPEKFRVRPGSSSCEPGATVAVAVSPRGALTTSVHDRFLVTAAEMDQPGGTGLPQLGRFWKEVPRSKVMEHRLHCHVTGTTGPSVPREHPGTANPPPAEDVALQLRLVLESHQRLQGQVQRCLWLQQLGLSVTVLSLTFIISFFYLLYS